A window of Bacillus solimangrovi contains these coding sequences:
- the guaA gene encoding glutamine-hydrolyzing GMP synthase yields the protein MRKEVDEMILVLDFGSQYNQLITRRIREFGVYSELHSHKMTAAEVKEINPKGIILSGGPNSVYGEGSFRCDEEIFELGIPVFGICYGMQLMTHHFDGKVERGHKREYGKATLEVKNNSKLFKGLPNEQVVWMSHSDLVVEAPKGFEVDGTNTSCPVAAISDEERGLYGVQFHPEVRHSEYGNDLLKNFVFEVCDCKGDWSMESFIEIEMDKIRKQVGDKKVLCALSGGVDSSVVAVLIHKAIGDQLTCIFVDHGLLRKGEADSVMKTFKEGFNMNVIKVDAKERFMEKLAGVSDPEQKRKIIGNEFIYVFDDEAAKLDGIDFLAQGTLYTDIIESGTETAQTIKSHHNVGGLPEDMAFTLIEPLNTLFKDEVRALGTELGISDEVVWRQPFPGPGLGIRVLGEITEEKLEIVRESDAILREEIKNAGLDRDIWQYFTALPNMRSVGVMGDARTYDYTVGIRAVTSIDGMTSDWARIPWDVLEKISTRIVNEVNHVNRIVYDITSKPPATIEWE from the coding sequence ATTCGTAAAGAAGTCGATGAAATGATTCTCGTATTAGATTTTGGAAGTCAATACAATCAATTAATTACAAGACGTATTCGTGAGTTTGGTGTGTATAGTGAACTTCATTCACATAAAATGACAGCAGCCGAAGTGAAAGAGATTAATCCTAAAGGAATCATCTTATCTGGTGGCCCTAATAGTGTATATGGAGAAGGATCATTCCGTTGTGATGAGGAAATCTTCGAACTGGGAATTCCTGTTTTTGGGATTTGTTACGGTATGCAATTAATGACGCATCATTTTGACGGTAAAGTAGAGAGAGGGCATAAGAGGGAATACGGGAAGGCAACATTGGAAGTGAAGAATAATTCAAAACTATTCAAAGGTCTTCCGAACGAGCAAGTCGTATGGATGAGTCATAGTGATCTAGTTGTAGAAGCTCCAAAAGGATTTGAAGTTGATGGAACAAACACGTCTTGTCCTGTTGCTGCAATTAGTGATGAAGAACGTGGTCTATATGGTGTTCAATTCCATCCTGAAGTTCGTCACTCTGAATACGGAAATGACTTATTGAAAAACTTCGTATTTGAAGTATGTGATTGCAAAGGTGACTGGTCAATGGAAAGTTTCATTGAAATTGAGATGGATAAGATTCGTAAGCAAGTAGGAGATAAGAAGGTTTTGTGCGCTCTTAGTGGTGGGGTTGATTCTTCTGTTGTTGCAGTTCTTATTCATAAAGCTATTGGAGATCAGTTGACATGTATATTTGTTGACCACGGTCTGCTACGCAAAGGTGAAGCAGATAGTGTAATGAAAACATTCAAAGAAGGCTTCAATATGAATGTTATTAAAGTCGATGCAAAAGAACGTTTCATGGAGAAACTAGCAGGTGTATCTGATCCAGAGCAAAAACGTAAAATTATCGGAAATGAGTTTATCTATGTATTCGATGATGAAGCGGCAAAGCTTGATGGTATTGATTTCTTAGCTCAAGGTACACTTTACACGGACATTATCGAGAGTGGTACTGAAACAGCACAAACGATTAAGTCACATCACAATGTTGGTGGTCTACCAGAAGATATGGCATTCACATTAATTGAACCATTGAACACGCTGTTTAAAGATGAAGTGCGTGCGCTCGGTACAGAACTTGGTATTTCTGATGAAGTTGTTTGGCGTCAGCCGTTCCCAGGTCCTGGTCTTGGTATCCGTGTATTAGGTGAGATTACTGAAGAGAAGTTGGAGATTGTTCGTGAATCTGATGCCATCTTACGTGAAGAAATCAAAAATGCAGGTCTTGATCGTGATATTTGGCAATATTTCACTGCGCTACCGAATATGCGTAGTGTTGGTGTTATGGGAGATGCACGCACATATGACTATACAGTTGGAATTCGTGCGGTTACGTCAATTGATGGAATGACATCAGACTGGGCTCGTATTCCATGGGATGTATTAGAGAAGATATCAACACGTATTGTAAATGAAGTTAATCATGTTAATAGAATCGTGTATGATATTACGAGTAAGCCACCAGCAACAATTGAATGGGAATAA
- a CDS encoding NCS2 family permease, with the protein MKRYFEFEKLGTSYRREFVAGLTTFLSMAYILFVNPQILSLSTIPDLPEGVGMDQGAVFTATAIAAAVGSLIMGLLAKYPIALAPGMGLNAFFAFSVVLGMGISWESALAGVLVSGVIFIFLTLSGVREKVINAIPSELKNAVAAGIGLFIAFIGFQNAGIIVNNDATLVGLGDLTNGNTLLAIFGIIVTVIMMALRINGGIFFGMFLTAIVGMIAGLIEVPSQVIGAVPSLAPTFGVAFNHLGDIFSVQMLVVILTFLFVDFFDTAGTLVGVANQAGLMKDNKLPRAGKALFSDSAATVVGAVLGTSTTTSYIESSAGVAAGGRTGFSSVITACFFLLALFFSPLLGVITAPVTAPALIIVGILMVSSLGKIDWNRFEIAVPAFLTIIAMPLTYSIATGIAIGFIFYPITMITAKRTKEIHPIMYLLFALFVLYFIFLV; encoded by the coding sequence GTGAAACGTTATTTTGAGTTTGAAAAGTTAGGAACGAGTTATAGACGTGAATTCGTTGCTGGGTTAACGACATTTCTATCGATGGCATATATTTTATTCGTTAATCCGCAAATTTTATCATTGAGTACAATACCTGATTTACCAGAGGGAGTGGGGATGGATCAGGGAGCGGTCTTTACAGCAACGGCAATTGCAGCAGCAGTAGGTTCTCTAATTATGGGGCTACTTGCGAAATATCCAATCGCTCTTGCCCCAGGCATGGGATTAAATGCGTTTTTTGCATTTTCTGTTGTTTTAGGAATGGGTATTTCATGGGAATCAGCACTAGCAGGGGTACTTGTTTCTGGTGTGATTTTCATTTTCTTGACATTGTCTGGTGTTCGCGAAAAGGTTATTAATGCAATTCCGAGCGAATTGAAGAATGCTGTTGCAGCAGGTATCGGTTTATTTATTGCATTTATCGGTTTTCAAAATGCGGGTATTATTGTTAACAACGATGCAACATTAGTTGGTTTAGGAGATTTAACGAACGGAAATACTCTCTTAGCTATTTTTGGTATTATTGTAACAGTCATTATGATGGCATTACGTATTAATGGGGGAATATTCTTTGGGATGTTCCTAACAGCAATAGTAGGAATGATTGCTGGATTAATTGAAGTACCGAGTCAAGTTATCGGAGCTGTTCCGAGTCTTGCTCCTACATTTGGTGTTGCTTTTAATCATCTTGGTGATATTTTTAGCGTTCAAATGCTTGTTGTAATTTTGACTTTCTTGTTTGTAGATTTCTTCGATACAGCGGGTACGCTCGTAGGTGTTGCTAATCAAGCAGGGTTAATGAAAGACAATAAGCTGCCGCGTGCAGGAAAGGCATTATTTTCTGATTCTGCCGCAACAGTTGTAGGTGCAGTTCTTGGGACTTCAACAACAACATCTTACATCGAATCAAGTGCAGGTGTTGCTGCGGGTGGACGAACAGGTTTTTCATCGGTCATTACAGCGTGTTTCTTCCTATTAGCTTTGTTCTTTTCACCATTATTAGGGGTAATTACAGCTCCTGTTACAGCTCCTGCTTTAATTATTGTAGGGATTCTAATGGTATCATCGTTAGGTAAAATTGACTGGAATCGATTTGAAATTGCTGTTCCAGCTTTCTTAACGATAATTGCAATGCCTCTCACTTATAGTATTGCAACCGGAATTGCAATTGGTTTTATCTTTTATCCAATTACAATGATTACAGCGAAGCGTACGAAAGAAATACATCCGATTATGTATTTGCTGTTTGCACTCTTTGTTCTATATTTTATATTCCTTGTATAG
- a CDS encoding transglutaminase TgpA family protein — protein sequence MQRIIQYIQQTPLYVLGFLLFWEWLRPLEIVTDTADAEWFLIFAIVSFGLYFLQVHVLIGGVLRLLTLLFILNVLFYKGGFWEFNWLNGLFADLQQNFDLLLNMQWWGITNVFRTFLFLVLLWLMSYLTYYWLIQAKKIFLFFLLTVLYLGVLDTFTSYDGDVAIVRTLIIGLLVMGILYMLRIKEEEQVKIPIFWIIPLIIIGSSAIGFALFMPKVAPQWPDPVPFIQKATSEGFGNGPEAIKKIGYGTNDEQLGGPFIMDNSTVFTAQVGEQHYWRVESKDSYTGKGWTVSEEVDLQQVDSQIVGVGQVNSAVFVKEYSAKIKIDPSISYPHIVYAPELRSVEADREVDYFVNPLTEKVFTQKGGKPYSLGEYELFYDYPEYKIEELENAEGSHPSDSYIQLPDNLPQRVYDLALDITKNEQTTYDKVKAVEQYFSRNGFVYETKDVAIPDETQDYVDQFLFDTKRGYCDNYSSSMAVLLRAVGIPTRWVKGYTQGDFIENINSEERIYKITNANAHSWVEVYFPNNGWVPFEPTKGFDNPYAFAEEQQLTDEETEIPQQEEEIEQQEQTEEQDKQTLGVTVPLKFLLLVLVFLLLVGLVVFLTRRKWMKILLLKKYRQFTEVEQFTDAYLELLKQLERYGMNRRQGQTLRDYSRDIDRRLQSSNMSELTKYYEQFTYGAQFEISVLSKVYELWENSIKEISS from the coding sequence ATGCAACGAATAATACAATATATTCAACAAACTCCTCTTTATGTTCTAGGTTTTTTATTGTTTTGGGAGTGGCTTAGACCGTTGGAAATAGTGACAGATACTGCAGATGCTGAATGGTTTCTAATCTTTGCGATCGTATCTTTCGGTTTGTATTTTTTACAAGTACACGTATTGATTGGCGGAGTTCTCCGTTTGTTAACGCTGTTATTTATTTTGAATGTGTTGTTTTACAAAGGTGGATTTTGGGAGTTCAATTGGCTGAACGGGTTGTTTGCGGATTTACAGCAGAATTTTGATCTATTGTTAAATATGCAATGGTGGGGAATAACGAATGTATTCCGAACGTTTCTGTTTCTTGTGCTACTTTGGTTAATGAGTTACTTAACCTATTATTGGTTAATTCAGGCGAAAAAAATATTCCTTTTTTTCTTGTTAACTGTACTCTATTTAGGTGTTCTGGATACATTTACAAGTTATGATGGTGACGTTGCTATTGTTCGTACGCTTATTATTGGTCTGCTCGTTATGGGAATTTTGTATATGCTTAGGATAAAAGAAGAAGAGCAAGTTAAAATTCCTATCTTTTGGATAATTCCTCTCATTATCATAGGTAGTTCAGCAATTGGGTTCGCATTATTCATGCCTAAGGTAGCACCACAGTGGCCAGATCCAGTGCCATTTATTCAAAAGGCAACTAGTGAAGGGTTCGGTAACGGTCCCGAAGCGATAAAGAAAATTGGTTACGGTACAAACGATGAACAGCTCGGCGGACCTTTTATAATGGATAATTCAACAGTGTTCACAGCTCAAGTTGGAGAACAGCATTATTGGCGAGTTGAGTCCAAGGATTCGTATACAGGTAAGGGTTGGACAGTGTCAGAAGAGGTCGATCTTCAACAAGTCGATTCACAAATTGTAGGTGTTGGACAAGTTAACTCGGCAGTATTTGTTAAAGAATATTCGGCGAAGATTAAAATAGATCCTTCAATTAGTTATCCACACATCGTTTATGCACCTGAACTAAGGAGTGTTGAAGCAGATCGTGAAGTTGATTATTTCGTAAACCCACTTACAGAAAAGGTATTTACTCAAAAGGGTGGAAAACCGTATTCATTAGGTGAATATGAATTATTCTACGATTATCCTGAGTATAAGATCGAAGAGTTGGAAAATGCGGAGGGAAGCCATCCGTCTGATAGTTATATACAGCTACCAGATAATCTTCCGCAACGTGTTTATGATTTAGCACTAGATATTACGAAGAATGAACAAACTACTTATGATAAAGTCAAAGCTGTTGAACAATATTTCTCTAGAAACGGATTTGTCTATGAAACGAAGGATGTAGCGATACCGGACGAAACGCAAGATTATGTCGATCAATTTTTATTTGATACAAAACGAGGATATTGTGATAACTATTCATCCTCAATGGCAGTGCTGTTAAGAGCGGTAGGCATTCCAACGAGATGGGTGAAGGGTTATACACAAGGTGATTTTATAGAGAATATTAATTCTGAAGAACGAATTTATAAAATAACAAATGCAAATGCTCATTCATGGGTAGAAGTCTATTTCCCTAATAATGGATGGGTTCCTTTTGAACCAACAAAAGGTTTTGATAATCCTTATGCTTTCGCGGAAGAGCAGCAGCTAACTGATGAGGAGACAGAAATCCCTCAGCAAGAAGAGGAGATAGAGCAGCAAGAACAAACTGAAGAGCAAGACAAGCAAACGTTGGGTGTAACAGTACCTTTAAAGTTCTTGTTGCTAGTGTTAGTGTTCTTATTGTTAGTAGGGCTAGTAGTCTTTCTGACACGAAGAAAATGGATGAAAATTTTACTTTTGAAGAAATATCGTCAGTTTACAGAGGTGGAGCAATTCACTGATGCTTACCTTGAGTTACTCAAGCAGTTAGAACGTTATGGAATGAACCGTAGACAAGGGCAAACGTTAAGAGATTACAGTCGTGATATCGATCGCCGATTACAATCGTCTAATATGAGTGAGCTAACGAAATACTATGAGCAGTTCACATACGGTGCGCAGTTTGAAATCTCTGTGTTAAGTAAGGTTTATGAATTATGGGAAAATTCAATCAAAGAGATATCATCTTGA